The segment TCTCCTGAAGAACGACAGGCTTATGCACAGCGACAGGTGGTGGAGCAGGTTAGCCTTTTGATTCATGCATCCCTGAAGAATCCACAGGATGCGGAACTTCGGTACCGAGTCGCGGAAGGTTACCTGATCTACTTCGAACTACTTCAGTCGAAAAGTGATAATCCGATGAGTACTCCGCAGATTCGAGATGCCGTCTTTGCGTCTGAATTTGAGAATGTGGATGACATGCAAGACTGGTTAAAGCGGGCATTTGGAAACAATGTACAATTCCTCTTTGCCGCATTCCAACATACCAAAGCAGCAATTAAATTATGTCCGCTTCAGGGGGACGCCTATCTCCAACTTTCACAGTTAGCTTTTCTTGATGGGGCCGGCCCTGATTCGGTTGAACGGTGCTTGCAGCAAGCTCAACAAGTGCGACCGTACGACGCAGATGTCCTGTTTGAATTGGGCCGTTTCGAATGGAGTCAAATGCAGTACGATGAGGCTCTCGAATATTGGAAGCAGGCATTCCATCAAGAGATTCGAACACAGAAAAGAATCATTCGGCTGGTTGCCGGTCCTTTAGGCCCTGCGAAGTTTCTGAAAATATTTGAACCAGATTGGCAAGCACTGAGACGTATTGTGCAGCAATATCGATTACTGAAAGACGAGTCCGCACTAAAAGAAATTCTACCCTTGTATGCCGAACGTGCTATTCAGGAGGCTGGAAGAGAAAATAACCCGGAACCTGTCCGGGCTTGGATGCAAGCGGCAGTGGCTTATCAGGAACTGGGTCAATCAGTGAATGCAGAGCGTTGCCTGGTTGCGGCGTTGAAGCGTTATCCCAACGAGTATCAACTGCATGAAACTTATGGAAAATTACTCTACACGATGAACCGGATGGAAGAGTCCGAGAAGGAACTTCGCTGGTGCCTGACTTATCAACCAGATGATGTCGGTTTGCGAAAGCGGTATGAATTGGCTCAGCATAAACGCCTGCAAAGCAAGTCTCCAATTCGCTTAACCTCCGGACAACCATCGGAGTCGGGGACGCCGCAGTAGCCGCGTCAGTTTCTGTGAATGCAGAGAGACTACTGGCTGAATCGCTTCCGGCTTTAACAGCAAATAAAAAACCCGCCATCCCGAAGCACGGGAGGCGGGTTTTCTTTTTAGTCGTATCAGTTACCACGGCAGTCGTGGTAGCGGCAATGATCGCCCATCGATAAGAGCTAGACTTATCGCTTAGACATTCTCAGCGCTGGGAACCTCGAATCCTTTACGGTATTCGCGGGTCAGCATGGGGCTGGCTTGCTCAGCCATCTCGCCGGTGAACTCTTCGCCTTCCAGCTTGAGTGTCGGTCCGAGAGAGATCTCAGTGCTTTCGCCTTCGAGACCATTGTTTTTCAGGTGCTGAGTGAATCGACCCAGTGTTTCCTGATATTCGTCGTTGTCACCGAGTTTTTCACCCACTTCAGCAACAGTCATTTTCTCACCGAGACGGTAAGAGATATTACCAAGGTGACAGAGAGCACTCGAGTAGTGACCTTCTTCGATGTCAGCGTTCAGGATGGTATGATCGTTGGCGCGAACGGCGTCGATGAAGTTCTGGAAGTGGTTACCTCCACCAGTGAACTTCTCAGTGACTTGACCGTCCAGATCGTAAGCAACCGCGCTGCTATAGCTCGGCTGAACGACATAACCTTCTGAACCGTAGTAGATCACGCCGACGCGGGTGTCCATGTACAATTCGGTTTCGAGTCCACGGACTTCGAAGATCAGTTGTTTGTCACCGTAGTTGTGAACACTGACCTGAGTGTTGGCGACATCACCGGCATCTTCGTAACCGAGTCGTCCACCGTAAGAGAGAACGCTGTCACCAATACCGGAGACTCCCAGACCCCAGCGAGCGAGGTCCATCTGGTGAATACCCTGGTTGCCCAGGTCACCGTTACCGTACAGGAACTGCCAGTGCCAATCGTAGTGGAACTGAGGACGTGTCAGTTCCTCCATGGGAGCAGGGCCGGTCCACAGGTCGTAGTCGACGGTTTCGGGCACATCGTAGTTGCCTTTAGGACCGATAGATTTACGACGTTTGTAGCAAAGGCCACGGGCTTTGCTGATCGTTCCGACTCCACCCTGATGCATGAAGTCCATGACATCGAGGGTCCCTTTCATGGAGCGAGACTGAGTTCCGGTCTGCACGATCTTCCCATGCTTACGGGCGGCATCGACAATACGACGACCTTCGCTCACATTGTGGCTGACTGGTTTTTCAACATAAACATGTTTGCCAGCTTGAACGGCCCAGATAGCTGCCAGGGCATGCCAGTGGTTAGGAGTCGCGATACTGACGATATCGATTGCCTGATCTTCGTAACATTTTCGCAGGTCAGTGTAGACGGCGGGACGTTTGCCAGTTTTCTTGGCAATTTCATCGGCACGCTGATTCAAGTATTTCTCATCTGGATCAACAAGGGCGACGACTTCGCTGTCGGGGGAACCGGTGAAGCCACTGATGTGTGACTGACCTCGGCCTTTAACACCAACTACGGCGACCGCATATTTTTCGTTCGGTCCTTTTTCCTGTTTGTTGGCAGCCATCAGGGGCTGAGAAAGTGCGGAACTGGCGGCGTAAGCAGCTGCCGTGGCGAACATCGAGTTTTCCAGAAACTCGCGACGTGATTGTTTCGTCATGTTAATCGTTCTCTACTTTTTAGAGGCCAAGGAATTATCCCGGGACACGCTGTAGTCTCAGCGCATCCGACTGGCGACAATCGGTTATGGTCAAATTACTGAATACAGAAGCATCCAGTTTACACGCACGAACCGATCAAAATCAACAGATGTGTTCGATTTGATACGTCGTCCAGGTGGCTTCTGTTGAGGGAAATAACGGAAATCAGGGTTCTTTTGGCGATTCAGAAACAGGGGATTCTGCGATAATTTCCGGTGAGGAAAGGCTGTTTTCAGCCAGATTCCCTTCTGATGGCTCCTCTTCGGGCTGCGATTCTCCCGGAACGCAAAGAGCGACGAGGCCGGAGGAAACGACCAGACTAAGCACCGGAACTAGTAATTCGTTCACCTTTTCGGACAGCATTTCTTCCGAATTCCACAGCCCATTCAGCTCCCGCCACCATAAAATCTGGACCAGCGTCGCCAGCAGGACGAGTAGACCCATCCCGCGATCATATCGGGATCGATTCACTAACAGGAGCGCGAGACTGGCAATCACAAACAACCCGGAGATTAAACAAGCGGCTTGCCATCCAAGATAATACCCCGAGAGAAATCCCATCCAGAACAGGGTATGAAGTCCGCCCGCGAATCCTGTTCTGGGAGATACACTGAGTGTCGTCACAAAACTCAACGAGCCCAGTAACATCGCTCCTGTGAAAGCTCCGATGACCCCGGTGAGCGGGCCGACTGCTGAAATTTGAAACGCGGCTGATGTCGGCGAGGGA is part of the Polystyrenella longa genome and harbors:
- a CDS encoding Gfo/Idh/MocA family protein yields the protein MTKQSRREFLENSMFATAAAYAASSALSQPLMAANKQEKGPNEKYAVAVVGVKGRGQSHISGFTGSPDSEVVALVDPDEKYLNQRADEIAKKTGKRPAVYTDLRKCYEDQAIDIVSIATPNHWHALAAIWAVQAGKHVYVEKPVSHNVSEGRRIVDAARKHGKIVQTGTQSRSMKGTLDVMDFMHQGGVGTISKARGLCYKRRKSIGPKGNYDVPETVDYDLWTGPAPMEELTRPQFHYDWHWQFLYGNGDLGNQGIHQMDLARWGLGVSGIGDSVLSYGGRLGYEDAGDVANTQVSVHNYGDKQLIFEVRGLETELYMDTRVGVIYYGSEGYVVQPSYSSAVAYDLDGQVTEKFTGGGNHFQNFIDAVRANDHTILNADIEEGHYSSALCHLGNISYRLGEKMTVAEVGEKLGDNDEYQETLGRFTQHLKNNGLEGESTEISLGPTLKLEGEEFTGEMAEQASPMLTREYRKGFEVPSAENV